A single genomic interval of Electrophorus electricus isolate fEleEle1 chromosome 4, fEleEle1.pri, whole genome shotgun sequence harbors:
- the polr1f gene encoding DNA-directed RNA polymerase I subunit RPA43, with translation MANLKQLDDGVQVTEATSASAVLPSGAGEATCKDATDTAAAPCLIPGFAQACTLIAAPYSCLVMETHRRHVALPPMYLNKKKTGIQEELNAELLKYSMSLKGVPLAYDGIKVLGRHGDIFDDQGYIHLNIEASFVVFKPRNGEKLLGVINKISVGHVGCLVHGCFNACVLKPAQLSTEQWRASGLRVGGSLTFEVFQLDADVAGVLLIRGRLERSRVEELVAAFSTARSLEEATEPDSSAVHGSTEDVAVPKPKKKKKKKDKWTSVEDESRERAGSEVTLDVNGNTAEEVDGNGTEMHSSPDSQLKEEKKKKKKKKKDKWQESSEELPPPADLPGSDSSGYVSDKSSRKRKVQDDSNEPVAKKKKNK, from the exons ATGGCAAATCTGAAGCAGTTGGACGATGGGGTGCAGGTTACAGAGGCAACTTCTGCGTCAGCTGTCCTACCTTCAGGAGCGGGCGAAGCCACATGTAAAGACGCCACAGACACTGCCGCGGCGCCCTGTCTGATACCAGGCTTCGCACAGGCTTGTACACTTATCGCAGCCCCGTACTCATGTCTGGTTATGGAGACGCACCGTAGGCACGTTGCCTTGCCACCAATGTACCTAAACAAGAAAAAGACAGGGATTCAGGAGGAGCTAAATGCTGAACTTTTGAAGTATTCTATGAG TTTAAAAGGTGTCCCACTGGCGTACGACGGCATAAAGGTTTTGGGACGACACGGAGACATATTCGACGACCAGGGCTACATTCACCTAAACATTGAGGCTTCGTTTGTGGTCTTCAAACCCAGGAATGGAGAGAAACTATTG GGCGTGATCAACAAAATCAGCGTGGGCCACGTGGGCTGCCTGGTGCACGGCTGCTTCAACGCCTGCGTGCTGAAGCCGGCGCAGCTGAGTACCGAGCAGTGGAGGGCCTCGGGGCTGAGGGTGGGTGGCAGCCTGACCTTCGAAGTCTTCCAGTTGGACGCGGATGTGGCCGGTGTCCTCCTGATCAGGGGACGACTGGAGAGATCCAG GGTGGAGGAGCTAGTTGCTGCCTTCAGCACTGCCAGATCTCTGGAGGAAGCCACGGAGCCGGACTCGTCCGCCGTCCATGGAAGCACAGAGGACGTCGCCGTTCCGAAgcctaaaaagaaaaagaagaaaaaagacaaatggaCGAGTGTGGAGGACGAGAGCAGAGAGCGTGCAGGCAGCGAGGTGACCCTCGACGTCAACGGGAACACAGCGGAGGAAGTCGATGGTAACGGAACGGAGATGCACTCCAGTCCTGACAGCCAGCttaaggaggagaagaagaagaagaagaagaaaaagaaggataAATGGCAGGAGTCTTCCGAGGAGCTGCCGCCACCTGCTGACCTCCCAGGGAGTGACTCAAGTGGCTATGTCAGCGATAAGAGCAGCCGGAAGAGGAAGGTGCAGGATGACTCCAACGAGCCTGTggccaagaagaagaaaaataagtgA
- the LOC113572053 gene encoding pancreas transcription factor 1 subunit alpha, whose protein sequence is MAIRNMDTQRPFLDPTFNFISGTNYTELPPRSVFGPADGLSADLYHMDFHGSNEDAASVRGVENSGARRNEYKAKTVLANSSVYCLSSHGERTKRKRIITTVQRQAANIRERKRMFSLNEAFDELRKKVPTFAYEKRLSRIETLRLAIIYISFMTELLEK, encoded by the coding sequence ATGGCTATAAGAAACATGGATACGCAAAGGCCTTTTCTAGATCCAACGTTTAACTTCATCAGTGGTACAAACTACACGGAACTGCCACCCCGTTCGGTCTTTGGACCTGCAGATGGCCTGAGCGCGGACTTGTATCATATGGACTTTCATGGATCCAACGAAGACGCAGCGTCCGTTCGGGGAGTCGAGAATTCAGGTGCTCGACGAAATGAATATAAAGCTAAGACGGTTCTGGCTAATTCGTCCGTCTATTGCCTGAGCTCCCACGGCGAGAGAACTAAGAGAAAGCGAATAATTACCACCGTTCAACGCCAGGCCGCCAATATTAGGGAGCGCAAAAGAATGTTCAGCCTCAACGAAGCGTTCGACGAGCTTCGCAAGAAAGTTCCTACTTTCGCGTATGAGAAAAGGCTGTCGAGGATTGAAACGTTGCGTCTTGCGATCATATACATCTCTTTCATGACGGAAttattggaaaaataa
- the twist1a gene encoding twist-related protein 1a, which translates to MFEEETMQEESSSPESPVDSLGNSEEEFDRQQKRGGRKRSSRKNGEDSDSPTPGKRGKKCSSSPQSFEDLQTQRVMANVRERQRTQSLNEAFASLRKIIPTLPSDKLSKIQTLKLAARYIDFLCQVLQSDELDSRMASCSYVAHERLSYAFSVWRMEGAWSMSTSH; encoded by the coding sequence ATGTTTGAGGAAGAGACCATGCAGGAGGAGTCGAGCTCCCCGGAGTCTCCAGTGGACAGCCTTGGTAACAGCGAAGAGGAGTTCGACAGGCagcagaagagaggagggaggaaaagaagcAGCAGGAAAAACGGGGAGGATTCAGATAGCCCGACCCCTGGGAAAAGAGGCAAAAAGTGTAGCAGCAGTCCGCAGTCGTTCGAGGATCTTCAGACGCAACGGGTCATGGCGAACGTTCGCGAGCGACAGAGGACGCAATCTCTCAACGAGGCATTCGCGTCTTTGCGGAAAATCATCCCCACCTTACCCTCTGACAAACTGAGTAAAATACAGACGTTAAAGCTGGCTGCCCGGTACATTGATTTCCTTTGCCAGGTTTTGCAGAGCGACGAGCTGGACTCCAGAATGGCAAGCTGCAGTTATGTGGCACACGAAAGACTGAGCTACGCGTTTTCTGTTTGGAGAATGGAAGGCGCGTGGTCCATGTCAACATCTCACTAA